Proteins from one Malaya genurostris strain Urasoe2022 chromosome 2, Malgen_1.1, whole genome shotgun sequence genomic window:
- the LOC131427078 gene encoding probable palmitoyltransferase ZDHHC24, protein MKIRKRFLPRTVQDGVATTFMAAIIPITFWFEVYVVIPGVHGVDSIYNWIHLGPALFLLFNISLNMLATIMCDTSCGSEIVQVPENVKVSSGLGSKSWHLCSTCEAVAPPRAWHCNTCGICVLKRDHHCVFTGCCIGHRNHRYFILFVLHLFIATLYGSILNNYFIWFVRGEEFRNWTSVMKIVFPLAMLMIDISTKQYYLVIYLINMVGMCFTGVLLIYHGKKMLSGTVVHESNSKDYDLGRLENVRMVLGKRWHLTWLSPFLESELPHNGINWDCVQKEARKAK, encoded by the coding sequence ATGAAGATACGCAAACGCTTTCTGCCACGAACTGTTCAGGATGGTGTTGCGACGACGTTCATGGCAGCAATCATTCCAATAACATTTTGGTTCGAAGTATATGTAGTAATACCGGGTGTTCATGGGGTGGATTCAATATACAATTGGATCCATCTGGGACCTGCTTTGTTTCTGCTGTTTAACATTAGCCTAAACATGCTAGCTACCATCATGTGTGACACCAGCTGTGGTTCAGAGATCGTGCAAGTTCCGGAAAATGTAAAAGTTTCGTCTGGACTAGGATCTAAGAGTTGGCATTTGTGTTCGACGTGTGAGGCAGTAGCGCCTCCCAGAGCGTGGCATTGCAACACGTGTGGAATTTGTGTACTTAAACGGGATCACCACTGCGTTTTCACGGGCTGTTGCATCGGTCACAGAAACCACAGATACTTTATACTGTTTGTGCTGCACCTTTTTATAGCAACCCTTTACGGAAGTATTCTCAACAACTATTTTATTTGGTTTGTGCGAGGGGAAGAGTTTCGCAATTGGACATCGGTGATGAAGATCGTATTCCCTCTAGCGAtgctaatgatcgacatttccaCGAAACAGTATTATCTAGTCATTTATCTAATCAATATGGTCGGCATGTGTTTCACAGGAGTTCTGCTAATCTATCACGGAAAGAAAATGCTGAGCGGTACAGTCGTACACGAGTCTAATTCAAAAGATTACGACTTGGGTCGACTGGAAAATGTGCGGATGGTGCTAGGAAAACGGTGGCACTTAACGTGGCTTTCGCCATTTTTAGAAAGCGAGTTACCCCATAATGGGATAAACTGGGATTGTGTTCAAAAGGAAGCTAGGAAAGCCAAATAA
- the LOC131430292 gene encoding suppressor APC domain-containing protein 2 encodes MNAMATTNRNRKNILTLNGTGGITGVHLHHNHHNHHHQQQQQQQLAQPQHPVQDGAGTIQTEGLPKPFVSAMRTLFDIMDDQKTGFVKLSDIENRWQDDGSKGLPRGVIDSLRKVTPPNGLLSFDRFCNGLKICLLRNQTESKRTSRLSTDSEKLPLSPTKLSVRPPSAPLLDLDTITKPSWNSNSTNTATVRPNNAMPVLKTLSMPQLSPDNDLDLVLESPPIILPGAFGPPKPPRVALNLERSQQSSNIDKAEIRNALQNWQMSLLMNESDKTLRPTRGPADGQIDLSNTSSSPLLGVHTTGLYQKKVSGSGGSSNRRREPRRHTLQNGVDYNMLKRLKQIEQEKDILLQGLTAVEKARDWYLKQLSIVQDKIKYLGQSGTHMETWTEAHQERLDLQRARVFEVNRHLMTLAESWERGGFPIHMNLALRPPGAMRFHDSHQRGQVQSQTAAGTSGGGQSHQQTELVQRLQQQNVQLAEEVNQKNEKLSLLEREKSSLIRELLQLQRANRANSMTSNTDEMVF; translated from the exons ATGAACGCAATGGCAACGACAAATCGTAACCGTAAAAATATTCTCACCCTGAATGGTACCGGTGGCATAACCGGAGTTCACCTGCATCATAATCACCAtaaccatcatcatcagcagcagcaacagcagcagttgGCGCAACCGCAGCATCCGGTTCAGGATGGAGCTGGTACGATACAAACAGAAGGACTTCCCAAACCGTTCGTGTCCGCTATGCGCACGTTGTTTGATATAATGGACGATCAAAAAACCGGTTTCGTCAAGTTGTCCGACATCGAAAATCGTTGGCAGGACGACGGCTCCAAAGGTCTGCCACGGGGAGTAATTGATAGTTTGCGTAAGGTAACGCCTCCGAATGGGTTGCTTTCATTTGATCGTTTCTGCAACGGATTAAAAATCTGCTTGCTTCGCAATCAAACTGAGTCCAAAAGAACCAGTAGACTCTCGACAGATTCGGAAAAATTGCCCCTTTCCCCGACGAAACTTTCCGTTCGTCCACCATCGGCACCACTGTTGGATTTAGATACCATTACGAAACCCTCGTGGAATAGCAACAGTACCAATACGGCAACTGTTCGGCCCAACAACGCGATGCCAGTCTTGAAAACACTCAGTATGCCCCAGCTAAGTCCGGATAATGACCTAGATCTGGTTCTGGAGTCTCCACCAATCATCTTACCAGGGGCGTTCGGTCCACCTAAACCGCCTCGAGTGGCACTGAATCTTGAGCGGTCTCAGCAAAGCTCCAACATCGATAAGGCGGAAATTCGCAACGCACTCCAGAACTGGCAAATGTCTTTACTCATGAACGAATCAGACAAAACACTCCGTCCGACACGCGGACCTGCTGACGGTCAAATTGATCTCTCGAATACAAGTTCATCACCCTTGTTGGGTGTGCACACAACCGGTCTGTACCAGAAAAAAGTTAGTGGAAGCGGTGGAAGCAGCAACCGACGACGGGAACCGCGAAGACACACGCTGCAGAACGGCGTCGATTACAATATGCTCAAACGACTGAAGCAGATTGAACaggagaaagatatcctgctgCAGGGACTGACGGCGGTGGAGAAAGCTCGCGACTGGTATCTGAAGCAGCTGTCGATTGTGCAGGACAAAATCAAATATCTCGGACAATCCGGGACGCACATG GAAACCTGGACCGAGGCTCACCAGGAACGGTTAGACCTCCAGCGAGCACGTGTTTTCGAGGTGAACCGTCATCTGATGACACTGGCTGAAAGCTGGGAACGTGGCGGTTTTCCAATACACATGAATCTTGCGCTCCGTCCACCTGGTGCGATGCGCTTCCATGACTCGCATCAACGTGGCCAAGTTCAATCCCAGACAGCAGCAGGCACTTCGGGCGGTGGGCAGTCGCATCAGCAGACGGAACTAGTTCAACGGTTACAGCAACAAAACGTGCAACTAGCAGAGGAAGTTAACCAGAAGAACGAGAAGCTTTCACTGTTGGAGCGAGAAAAGTCATCGCTGATAAGGGAACTGCTGCAACTGCAGAGAGCCAACCGTGCCAACAGTATGACCTCAAATACGGACGAGATGGTTTTTTAA